Genomic DNA from Candidatus Melainabacteria bacterium:
AATTCCAGTAATCAAAGCTTTTTTTGACATATCTTTTCCATTATATTACATAAGTAAAATCTTTATTAATTGACTTTACCTTTAAGTAATATTGTAAAATCATTTTTGCAAATGCCAAAAGTATTAGTCACAGATAAATTAAACGAAGCAGGTCTGGAAATTTTGAAACAAGTTTCTGAAGTTGTATATAAGCCAGGAATTTCAGTTCTTGAATTAAAACAAATAATTAAAGATTACAATGCTCTTTTAGTTCGTAGTCAGACAACAGTTACTAAAGAAATTATTGATTCTTGTTCTTCTAGTATGCAAATAATTGGAAGAGCAGGAGTTGGTGTTGACAATATTGATTTAGATGCAGCAACAAAAAAAGGAATTATTGTAGTAAATTCTCCTGAGGGTAATACTACAAGTGCAGCAGAACACACAATTGCAATGATGATGTCCTTAGCTAGATTAATTCCACCTGCAGATGCCTCAATGAAAAAAAATGAATGGAAGAGAACAAGTTTTTTAGGATTTGAAATATTTAACAAGGTTCTTGGTGTTGTAGGTCTTGGAAAAATTGGAGCTAGAGTAGCAAAAATTGCACAGTCAATGGGAATGAAAATAATTGCTTATGATCCATATGTAAGTCAAGAATTTGCATCACAACATAGGTTTGAACTTGTTAGCATTAATGATATTTGGGAAAGAGCAGACATTATTACTTTCCATGTTCCAAAAACTCAAGAGACAACAAATCTTCTTAATAAGGAAACACTAAAAAAATGTAAAAAAGGTGTGAGGATAATTAATTGTGCCCGTGGGGGTATTGTAAATGAAGAAGCAATAACTGAGGCAATTCAATCAGGGCATGTAGCTGGTGCTGCTTTTGATGTGTTTAATGAAGAACCTGTTAAAAATAGTCCTCTTCTTTCACTTGGTGACAAAATTGTTTTAACACCACATCTTGGTGCAAGTACTGAAGAAGCTCAATTAAATGTTGCATTAGATGTTGCAGAACAAATTAGGGATGTTTTAACAGGTGGCTATGCAAGAAGTGCTGTTAATTTACCTGCAATGAAACCTGAAATAATTGCTGAAGT
This window encodes:
- a CDS encoding phosphoglycerate dehydrogenase; the protein is MPKVLVTDKLNEAGLEILKQVSEVVYKPGISVLELKQIIKDYNALLVRSQTTVTKEIIDSCSSSMQIIGRAGVGVDNIDLDAATKKGIIVVNSPEGNTTSAAEHTIAMMMSLARLIPPADASMKKNEWKRTSFLGFEIFNKVLGVVGLGKIGARVAKIAQSMGMKIIAYDPYVSQEFASQHRFELVSINDIWERADIITFHVPKTQETTNLLNKETLKKCKKGVRIINCARGGIVNEEAITEAIQSGHVAGAAFDVFNEEPVKNSPLLSLGDKIVLTPHLGASTEEAQLNVALDVAEQIRDVLTGGYARSAVNLPAMKPEIIAEVKPFMKLANWLGTIAAQLIDGKVQEIQIEARGELAKKNIDPLNISIIKGVLACSIEGVNFVNAPLIAKARGVKITESKSFDSRDYVEELKVTLKTEKRVKVVSGTLLAQGVPAIVQIDNYSMNATPAEHMLLTQHQDKPGMIAQVSTILWQGNINISSMHVGRKGPREMSVMILNLDDPLPEELVKKVGKIEGVLEARYIKLIT